One segment of Papaver somniferum cultivar HN1 unplaced genomic scaffold, ASM357369v1 unplaced-scaffold_137, whole genome shotgun sequence DNA contains the following:
- the LOC113335012 gene encoding DNA replication licensing factor MCM7-like, with the protein MSKGFDLQTDKDLAKDFLTNFADINGEAKYMSILQEVANRKIRAVQIELEDLLDYKDLDEEFFGRVTENTRRYLGVFADAIDELIPEATEAFTEDDNDILMTQRAADGNENADSADPHQRMPKEIKRFFEVYIKASCKGQARPFTIREVKASNIGQLVRISGIVTRCSDVKPLMQVAVYTCEECGFEIYQEVTARIFMPLFECPSERCKINNAKGNLILQLRASKFLRFQEAKIQELSEHVPKGHIPRTMTVHFRGELTRKVAPGDVIELSGIFLPIPYTGFRAMRAGLVADTYLEAMSVSHYKKKYEEYKLEGDEEEQIANLAEDGDIYNKLARSLAPEIFGHEDVKKALLLLLVGAPHRQLKDGMKIRGDLHICLMGDPGVAKSQLLKHIISVAPRGVYTTGKGSSGVGLTAAVMKDPVTNEMVLEGGALVLADMGICAIDEFDKMDDSDRTAIHEVMEQQTVSIAKAGITTSLNARTAVLAAANPAWGRYDLRRTPAENINLPPALLSRFDLLWLILDRADMDSDLEMARHVVYVHQHSKSPALGFAPLDASVLRAYISAARKICPHVPKELEEYIATVYSSIRQDEAKSNAPHSYTTIRTLLSIIRLSTALARLRFSEVLAQSDVDEALRLMQMSKFSLYSEDRQKSGLDAISDIYSVLRDEAARMKKMDVSYAHALNWISRKGYTEAQLKECLEEYAALNVWQIHPNTFDIRFIDA; encoded by the exons ATGTCGAAGGGTTTTGATTTACAAACAGACAAAG aCCTAGCGAAGGATTTTCTAACAAACTTTGCTGATATCAATGGAGAAGCCAAATACATGAGCATTCTT CAAGAGGTAGCTAACAGGAAGATACGAGCAGTGCAGATTGAACTTGAAGATCTCCTCGAT TACAAGGATTTGGATGAGGAGTTTTTTGGAAGGGTTACTGAGAATACTCGACGATATCTTGGTGTTTTCGCTGATGCCATTGATGAGCTTATTCCAGAAGCTACAGAAGCATTTACAGAGGATGATAATGATATCTTGATGACTCAAAGAGCTGCTGATGGAAATGAAAATGCTGATTCTGCTGATCCTCATCAAAGAATGCCAAAGGAGATTAAACGTTTCTT TGAAGTTTATATAAAAGCATCTTGTAAGGGTCAGGCAAGGCCATTTACTATAAGAGAGGTTAAAGCTTCAAATATCGGCCAGCTTGTAAGGATTTCTGGCATTGTAACTCGATGTTCGGATGTTAAGCCTTTGATGCAGGTAGCTGTTTATACATGTGAAGAATGTGGTTTTGAAATCTACCAG GAAGTAACTGCTCGAATATTCATGCCCCTATTTGAGTGCCCATCTGAGCGTTGTAAAATAAACAATGCAAAAGGGAACCTCATCCTTCAGCTCAGAGCTTCAAAATTCTTAAGGTTTCAAGAG gcaaaaattcaagaattatctGAGCATGTCCCAAAGGGTCATATACCAAGGACAATGACGGTTCATTTTAGAGGGGAGCTTACAAGGAAG GTGGCTCCAGGAGATGTCATTGAGTTATCAGGGATTTTCCTCCCCATTCCTTATACAGGCTTTAGAGCAATGAGAGCGGGTTTGGTTGCAGATACGTACTTGGAGGCTATGTCTGTTTCACATTACAAGAAAAAATATGAAGA GTATAAATTAGAAGGAGATGAGGAGGAGCAAATTGCAAACTTAGCTGAGGATGGTGACATCTATAACAAGTTAGCTAGGTCGCTAGCTCCTGAGATTTTTGGCCACGAGGATGTAAAGAaggctcttcttcttctccttgttGGTGCTCCTCACAGGCAATTGAAGGACGGAATGAAG ATAAGAGGTGACCTACATATTTGTTTAATGGGAGATCCTGGTGTTGCGAAAAGTCAACTTCTGAAGCATATAATAAGTGTAGCACCGAGAGGAGTGTACACAACGGGTAAAGGAAGTAGTGGTGTTGGTCTAACTGCTGCTGTTATGAAAGATCCTGTCACAAATGAGATGGTTCTTGAAGGAGGAGCCCTG GTCCTCGCTGATATGGGTATATGTGCTATTGATGAGTTTGACAAAATGGATGACTCAGACAGGACTGCGATTCATGAAGTGATGGAACAGCAGACTGTGAGCATTGCAAAGGCTGGTATCACTACTTCTCTCAATGCAAGAACTGCAGTTCTTGCTGCGGCAAATCCTGCCTG GGGAAGATATGATCTACGAAGAACGCCAGCAGAGAATATCAATCTTCCTCCTGCCTTGCTATCTCGTTTTGATCTCCTATGGTTAATTCTAGATCGAGCTGATATGGATAGTGACCTCGAAATGGCTAGGCATGTTGTCTATGTGCACCAGCATAGTAAATCTCCTGCTCTGGGGTTCGCTCCACTCGATGCATCTGTTCTTAG AGCATATATCTCTGCTGCTAGAAAAATTTGCCCTCACGTTCCAAAAGAGCTGGAGGAGTACATTGCGACCGTCTACTCTAGTATCAGACAAGATGAGGCTAAATCAAATGCTCCTCATTCCTACACAACTATTAGAACTCTACTAAGCATTATAAGGCTTTCCACT GCACTAGCAAGGCTTAGATTCTCTGAAGTCCTGGCTCAGAGCGATGTAGACGAGGCACTGAGGTTGATGCAGATGTCTAAATTTTCTCTATATTCTGAGGATCGCCAGAAATCTGGTCTGGATGCTATTTCTGACATATATTCAGTTCTGCGGGATGAAGCTGCAaggatgaagaagatggatgtGAGCTATGCTCATGCACTCAATTGGATATCCAGAAAG GGATACACTGAAGCTCAGCTGAAGGAGTGTCTGGAGGAATATGCGGCTCTGAATGTGTGGCAGATCCATCCCAACACATTTGATATCCGCTTTATTGATGCTTGA
- the LOC113334893 gene encoding uncharacterized protein LOC113334893 isoform X2, with product MESSVISPEDVTESLMNDGTIDAMRMKIITRLKANEELKNNTLEMVGKSEVPNTPGAEKKTKRELFDALRQELEAPVLEEASKSVWELIMDDNGLGKEITETVQKVFCRLSGREPPLYPPPENEKEKEDLEKENENVTSLKTKKKKKRSFSDMKGKGGLINGGGGSPAIPGASVLQSRKKFNERENYMESGARRCSRTDGKSWQCFKMAVPDQKYCENHMSRRNKQLKKNAETTTSATKKTMKSKKRAKATSVAISKSSADIKESNAGTASMLPSEVPRSQKKSKENENGLEPVTRRCKITDGKNWQCYETAAPDRKYCQKHLSRGTRVKKPAETTPSATKKSIKSKKRVKAAPLATAKSSVHIEQLNTDTISMHPNDGNDDVSPVLNSSPKITCLSTTPIEQNPEYGNVEL from the exons ATGGAATCTTCAGTGATTAGTCCTGAAGATGTAACGGAATCACTGATGAATGATGGTACAATTGATGCTATGAGAATGaagataataactcgattaaaagCTAAT GAGGAACTGAAGAATAACACGCTTGAAATGGTGGGGAAGAGCGAGGTTCCTAATACACCTGgtgctgaaaagaaaacaaagagaGAGCTGTTTGATGCGCTTCGGCAGGAACTTGA AGCTCCTGTGCTTGAGGAGGCTTCTAAATCTGTGTGGGAGTTGATTATGGACGATAATGGGTTAGGAAAAGAAATAACTGAAACTGTTCAGAAAGTTTTCTGCCGATTAAGTGGGCGTGAACCTCCGTTGTATCCTCCACCCGAgaatgagaaagagaaagaggactTGGAGAAAGAAAACGAGAATGTGACCtcgttgaagacgaagaaaaagaagaagaggagctTCAGTGATATGAAAGGGAAAGGAGGACTTATCAATGGAGGTGGTGGTTCTCCAGCCATACCCGGGGCTTCTG TGCTGCAAAGTCGGAAGAAATTTAATGAGCGTGAGAACTACATGGAATCTGGAGCCAGGAGGTGTAGCAGAACAGATGGAAAGAGCTGGCAATGTTTCAAGATGGCTGTTCCAGATCAAAAGTATTGTGAGAATCACATGAGCAGAAGAAATAAGCAATTAAAAAAGAATGCAGAAACCACAACCTCCGCAACTAAAAAAACAATGAAATCAAAAAAGCGTGCGAAAGCCACATCCGTAGCAATTAGTAAATCATCCGCCGATATTAAGGAATCAAATGCCGGCACAGCCTCTATGCTTCCCAGCGAAG TACCGCGATCCCAGAAAAAATCTAAGGAGAATGAGAATGGTTTGGAACCTGTAACCAGGAGGTGTAAAATAACAGATGGAAAGAACTGGCAGTGTTACGAGACGGCTGCTCCAGATCGGAAGTATTGCCAGAAACACCTGAGTAGAGGAACTCGTGTAaaaaaaccagcagaaaccacGCCATCTGCAactaaaaaatcaatcaaatcaaagaagcGTGTGAAAGCTGCACCCTTAGCAACTGCTAAATCATCAGTTCATATTGAGCAATTAAATACCGACACTATCTCGATGCACCCCAATGACGGTAATGATGATGTTTCTCCAGTGCTAAATTCTTCTCCTAAAATTACTTGCCTAAGTACTACCCCTATAGAGCAGAATCCAGAATATGGCAATGTAGAATTATGA
- the LOC113334893 gene encoding uncharacterized protein LOC113334893 isoform X1 codes for MESSVISPEDVTESLMNDGTIDAMRMKIITRLKANEELKNNTLEMVGKSEVPNTPGAEKKTKRELFDALRQELEAPVLEEASKSVWELIMDDNGLGKEITETVQKVFCRLSGREPPLYPPPENEKEKEDLEKENENVTSLKTKKKKKRSFSDMKGKGGLINGGGGSPAIPGASVLQSRKKFNERENYMESGARRCSRTDGKSWQCFKMAVPDQKYCENHMSRRNKQLKKNAETTTSATKKTMKSKKRAKATSVAISKSSADIKESNAGTASMLPSEVFWVLFSVPRSQKKSKENENGLEPVTRRCKITDGKNWQCYETAAPDRKYCQKHLSRGTRVKKPAETTPSATKKSIKSKKRVKAAPLATAKSSVHIEQLNTDTISMHPNDGNDDVSPVLNSSPKITCLSTTPIEQNPEYGNVEL; via the exons ATGGAATCTTCAGTGATTAGTCCTGAAGATGTAACGGAATCACTGATGAATGATGGTACAATTGATGCTATGAGAATGaagataataactcgattaaaagCTAAT GAGGAACTGAAGAATAACACGCTTGAAATGGTGGGGAAGAGCGAGGTTCCTAATACACCTGgtgctgaaaagaaaacaaagagaGAGCTGTTTGATGCGCTTCGGCAGGAACTTGA AGCTCCTGTGCTTGAGGAGGCTTCTAAATCTGTGTGGGAGTTGATTATGGACGATAATGGGTTAGGAAAAGAAATAACTGAAACTGTTCAGAAAGTTTTCTGCCGATTAAGTGGGCGTGAACCTCCGTTGTATCCTCCACCCGAgaatgagaaagagaaagaggactTGGAGAAAGAAAACGAGAATGTGACCtcgttgaagacgaagaaaaagaagaagaggagctTCAGTGATATGAAAGGGAAAGGAGGACTTATCAATGGAGGTGGTGGTTCTCCAGCCATACCCGGGGCTTCTG TGCTGCAAAGTCGGAAGAAATTTAATGAGCGTGAGAACTACATGGAATCTGGAGCCAGGAGGTGTAGCAGAACAGATGGAAAGAGCTGGCAATGTTTCAAGATGGCTGTTCCAGATCAAAAGTATTGTGAGAATCACATGAGCAGAAGAAATAAGCAATTAAAAAAGAATGCAGAAACCACAACCTCCGCAACTAAAAAAACAATGAAATCAAAAAAGCGTGCGAAAGCCACATCCGTAGCAATTAGTAAATCATCCGCCGATATTAAGGAATCAAATGCCGGCACAGCCTCTATGCTTCCCAGCGAAG TTTTCTGGGTTTTGTTTTCAGTACCGCGATCCCAGAAAAAATCTAAGGAGAATGAGAATGGTTTGGAACCTGTAACCAGGAGGTGTAAAATAACAGATGGAAAGAACTGGCAGTGTTACGAGACGGCTGCTCCAGATCGGAAGTATTGCCAGAAACACCTGAGTAGAGGAACTCGTGTAaaaaaaccagcagaaaccacGCCATCTGCAactaaaaaatcaatcaaatcaaagaagcGTGTGAAAGCTGCACCCTTAGCAACTGCTAAATCATCAGTTCATATTGAGCAATTAAATACCGACACTATCTCGATGCACCCCAATGACGGTAATGATGATGTTTCTCCAGTGCTAAATTCTTCTCCTAAAATTACTTGCCTAAGTACTACCCCTATAGAGCAGAATCCAGAATATGGCAATGTAGAATTATGA